From a region of the Verrucomicrobiota bacterium genome:
- a CDS encoding type II toxin-antitoxin system VapC family toxin encodes MILYADTSLLVSYYVSDANSVRAQTLLHATTDPLIFTGLHRLELRNALALGVFRQILTPAQAYAAWSNITQDIRSRRLFPQPVNWAPVFRTAAQWAARHSGGIGCRTLDILHVATAWKLQAREFLSFDGRQRTLAQQLRFTVKP; translated from the coding sequence ATGATCCTTTACGCGGACACCAGTCTGCTGGTTTCGTATTACGTGAGCGATGCCAATAGTGTCCGCGCTCAAACGCTTCTTCACGCGACGACCGACCCCCTGATTTTCACCGGCCTGCATCGCCTGGAATTGAGGAACGCGCTGGCGCTGGGTGTTTTTCGCCAAATCCTAACGCCTGCTCAAGCGTATGCGGCGTGGAGTAACATCACCCAAGACATCCGGTCGCGCCGGCTTTTTCCTCAGCCGGTGAACTGGGCGCCGGTATTCCGCACGGCCGCTCAATGGGCGGCTCGTCACAGCGGCGGCATCGGCTGTCGCACTCTCGACATCCTGCACGTCGCCACAGCCTGGAAACTGCAAGCCCGGGAGTTCCTCAGCTTCGACGGCCGGCAGAGGACTCTGGCGCAACAGCTTCGTTTCACCGTCAAGCCATAG